From a single Solanum dulcamara chromosome 4, daSolDulc1.2, whole genome shotgun sequence genomic region:
- the LOC129887686 gene encoding uncharacterized protein LOC129887686, with product MASLTKLEFVALQSSGKSYFSWVLDAEIHLDAMGLGDTIKLENKASKQDCAKTMIFLRHHINENLKIEYLTVIHPKAQYEWMHLRIQDFKSIHEYNSAMFRITSQLKLCGDTISDIDMLEKMFSTFHASNVLLEKQYRDKGFKKYSALISHLLVAEQNNDLLMKNHENRPTGSTPLPEVNEVYSHQARRGRGRGSDRGRGRDHNYDQE from the coding sequence ATGGCTAGTCTGACTAAACTTGAGTTCGTTGCCCTTCAAAGCTCGGGCAAGAGCTATTTTTCATGGGTACTAGATGCTGAAATCCATTTGGATGCAATGGGTCTCGGAGACACTATTAAACTTGAAAATAAAGCATCAAAACAAGATTGTGCTAAAACAATGATATTCTTGCGTCATCATATTAacgaaaatttaaaaattgaatatctcACAGTCATACATCCAAAGGCACAATATGAATGGATGCATTTAAGGATACAAGACTTTAAGTCTATTCATGAATACAATTCTGCTATGTTCAGAATTACTTCTCAATTGAAACTATGTGGAGATACGATTAGTGATATTGATATGTTGGAAAAAATGTTCTCCACATTTCATGCCTCGAATGTGCTTCTAGAGAAGCAATATCGAGACAAAGGTTTCAAAAAGTATTCTGCACTGATTTCTCATCTTCTCGTGGctgaacaaaataatgatttgttaatgaaaaatcacGAGAATCGACCTACTGGATCTACACCACTTCCTGAAGTAAATGAGGTGTACTCCCATCAAGCTAGACGTGGAAGAGGTCGTGGTTCTGATCGTGGACGTGGACGTGACCATAATTATGACCAAGAATGA